A segment of the Nitrospiraceae bacterium genome:
TTTCCCGTCCACGACTTGGCGGCAGCCAAGCAATTCTATGTCGATGGACTCGGCTGTGTGCTAGGCCGGGAATCTCCCACGGCCGTCACATTCGGACTCGCCGGACATCAACTTGTCGCCCACCTCTCCCAGGATAAGATCCAGCGGCAGAAGGGTATTTATCCCAGCCATTTCGGCCTGGTGTTGACGACGGAGGACGAATGGCAGACGTTGGCCGATCGCGCGCAGGCAAACCATCTCGCGTTGTATCAGCAGCCCCGCCGACGGTTTCCCGGAACGCGCATTGAGCATCGCACGTTTTTCCTGGAAGACCCGTCAGGAAATCTGCTCGAATTTAAATATTACGTCCACGAGTCGGCGATTTTCGGAGAGCGGGATTTTTCGACGATAGGGGATTCGGAGTAACGGGCACAAAACAGGCGGAGATCAATCTTCAGGCGTCACCATCACCTCGTGCAAGTCTGACGGGCTGCGATTAATCGAAGGCGCTTTCCGGCCGTTTCCCCGCTCCAGCCAGCGAACGATGTGGCGTTGCCGTCGAGTGAGATAGGCCGTGTGCCTGATCGGGTCATAGCGCCGCGGAGAAGGCAGAATCGCCGCCAGTAAGGCCGCCTCCTCAATTGTGAGATCCTCCGCTGATTTTCCGAAATGGTGCCGCGCGGCTGCTTCCGCTCCGAACACGCCTTGCCCCCATTCGGCGACATTCAAATACAGCTCCAGAATCTGTTTCTTCGTCAAATGGTGCTCCAGGGAGCGTGTGATCAAGGCTTCCCGGGCTTTTCGCAACAGGGACCGCTCGGAAGAAAGATAAAGATTCTTCGCCAGCTGCTGCGTGATGGTGCTGCCCCCGCGTTTGAATTCGCCGACCTCCAGGTTATAGAGGGCCGCATCTTTGATGCCTTCCCAATCGAATCCTTCATGCGCGAAGAACGAGGCATCTTCGGCTGCGACGACGGCACGCTGAAGGGCGGGTGCGATTCGAGATAAGGGAACCCAGGCGAATTTGATGTGCAGCGGATGGCCTTGTTCCTTGGCCTGAGCCCGCCGGGCTTCCATAACCGCCGTTTCCGTGGGGTGATGTTTCGCAAGGCGCGACACGTCGGGCAGCGTGGCCAACCAGTACAAGGCCAAGGCGGCAGCCGGCAAACCAATGAGCACGGTCATCCAAAACAATATGCGCCCGAACCGACTGCCTGTTGACTTGCTCATTCCCTACACTCTATCTATGAATGCACG
Coding sequences within it:
- a CDS encoding VOC family protein, encoding MSALFHLAFPVHDLAAAKQFYVDGLGCVLGRESPTAVTFGLAGHQLVAHLSQDKIQRQKGIYPSHFGLVLTTEDEWQTLADRAQANHLALYQQPRRRFPGTRIEHRTFFLEDPSGNLLEFKYYVHESAIFGERDFSTIGDSE
- the mtgA gene encoding monofunctional biosynthetic peptidoglycan transglycosylase codes for the protein MSKSTGSRFGRILFWMTVLIGLPAAALALYWLATLPDVSRLAKHHPTETAVMEARRAQAKEQGHPLHIKFAWVPLSRIAPALQRAVVAAEDASFFAHEGFDWEGIKDAALYNLEVGEFKRGGSTITQQLAKNLYLSSERSLLRKAREALITRSLEHHLTKKQILELYLNVAEWGQGVFGAEAAARHHFGKSAEDLTIEEAALLAAILPSPRRYDPIRHTAYLTRRQRHIVRWLERGNGRKAPSINRSPSDLHEVMVTPED